Proteins co-encoded in one Gossypium arboreum isolate Shixiya-1 chromosome 11, ASM2569848v2, whole genome shotgun sequence genomic window:
- the LOC108454632 gene encoding methyl-CpG-binding domain-containing protein 13-like isoform X2 has protein sequence MTEETSPDWLPAGWTQEFRFQKTGRRITHYVNLATGLKFFTKDDLIRYAKTETKTESEQCDDRLPTLKQITKPSTNSQVNAAVKENECPDWLPKNWFVEVKTHKSGEFIGKQVKIYVDPSTGLRFYSKPAVFRFLKQAEQRNRKTNKKKRAAHSRKKVVIEKSTVDDLPAGWIKEIKIRRNANGVRKDPYYTDPVSGYVFRSKKAVLHYLETGEITRSAFLPPKSNDDQNLTDEDGSQLPEAKRKKVKLLATKRQLVTGEETSDLSGLETEISEKGQIDQDRAETGLATERNPKTAEKSSQSSSIAHKASNGEQGKIVSADNMLASTAADDEKEKSNISSSDSGKSNNKKELDLPHGSSNQLDQLEPEQVASGLERVNPCQKEANSPCVLEKESPLQLNVCSNPEVAKQPSAYPKVKSRCALVKTIKPIEDEDVLRKQPQTLEIEKTSDTKSEVQPMFSSDSCLEFRVNTPRGGVPHEDASAEGLVSTAASSVLQEKNLGKTRMESKRRNLENKNSSKVKKMKELDLPRRISKRLAGLEHELVGNEVSAEVAIQNTTRKSGKTEAKPTCVLADKATQQLNVGLDATVWNQASPAVVGTEINNISPHEDRTILAEQPQMLGTQDSDSKSDLHPFFCSDPCLEFAIKTLTGAIPLEDAINEGLVSAPIANIQPRKNLAETTTENSCCRKTLINTIRSKKKDADSQQRSSKRLAGHSPELMANSLSNEQFLNLAAQKSYDSKARNVNLPSANLTEKSSQQLEFGPRVALEHQDFTYRTNSSHNESSNKSKEPHQNQTIPTGLNNENPGGLPSAVPFGSLCSDPYFKFPFNTLTGSSAAEDSFTFQRNFALPDYGFPNIFQSDIPSQVFPVEQPVLQQQQQFPYNPPFLPPGNVSLPNSGTINAQQSYRTGKTNYQTR, from the exons ATGACGGAAGAAACTTCACCGGACTGGCTTCCCGCTGGCTGGACCCAAGAGTTCAGATTCCAAAAGACCGGTCGCAGAATCACG CATTATGTAAACCTGGCAACTGGTCTAAAATTCTTTACCAAGGATGATCTTATTCGCTACGCCAAAACCGAAACCAAAACGGAAAGCGAACAATGTGATGACAGGTTGCCAACTTTAAAGCAAATTACAAAACCGTCAACGAACAGCCAAGTAAAT GCTGCTGTAAAAGAAAATGAATGTCCGGACTGGTTACCTAAGAATTGGTTCGTGGAGGTAAAAACCCATAAGAGTGGTGAATTCATTGGAAAGCAagtcaag ATATATGTTGATCCATCAACTGGATTGAGATTCTATTCCAAGCCAGCGGTATTTAGATTTCTTAAACAAGCGGAGCAGAGGAATAGAAAAACTAACAAAAAGAAACGAGCCGCCCACTCTAGAAAGAAA GTTGTGATTGAGAAATCCACAGTGGATGATTTACCAGCAGGATGGATTAAGGAAATCAAGATCCGAAGGAATGCAAATGGAGTCCGAAAAGATCCG TATTACACTGATCCAGTTAGCGGATATGTTTTTCGCTCGAAAAAGGCTGTTCTTCACTATCTAGAAACTGGAGAGATTACTAGAAGTGCTTTTTTGCCACCAAAGTCCAATGATGATCAAAATTTAACTGATGAAGATGGATCA CAACTCCCGGAAGCTAAAAGGAAGAAAGTAAAGCTTCTTGCCACCAAGCGGCAGCTTGTAACAG GTGAGGAGACATCTGACTTATCGGGTCTAGAAACCGAGATCTCTGAGAAAGGCCAAATTGACCAGGACCGTGCTGAAACTGGGCTTGCTACAGAAAGGAATCCCAAGACTGCAGAAAAATCCAGTCAGAGCAGCTCGATAGCTCATAAAGCTTCCAATGGAGAGCAGGGTAAAATAGTCTCCGCTGATAACATGCTTGCTTCAACCGCTGCTGATGATGAAAAGGAGAAAAGCAATATAAGCTCTAGTGATTCTGGCAAGTCAAACAATAAGAAAGAGCTTGATTTGCCTCATGGGTCTTCAAATCAACTTGATCAGCTTGAACCTGAGCAGGTGGCTAGTGGCCTTGAACGTGTGAACCCTTGCCAAAAGGAAGCCAATAGTCCATGTGTTTTAGAGAAGGAATCACCTCTGCAGTTAAATGTTTGCTCCAATCCAGAGGTGGCAAAGCAACCCTCTGCTTATCCAAAAGTTAAATCGCGCTGTGCGCTAGTGAAGACCATAAAGCCCATTGAAGATGAAGATGTTCTCAGAAAGCAACCACAAACGTTGGAGATTGAGAAGACTAGTGACACTAAATCAGAAGTACAGCCTATGTTTTCTTCAGACTCGTGCCTAGAGTTTAGGGTGAATACTCCTAGAGGTGGGGTACCACATGAGGATGCTTCCGCTGAAGGCCTTGTTTCAACTGCAGCTTCCAGTGTCCTGCAAGAGAAGAATCTAGGGAAAACAAGGATGGAAAGCAAGAGAAGAAATTTAGAAAATAAGAATTCGAGCAAGGTCAAGAAGATGAAAGAGCTTGACTTGCCTCGTCGCATTTCAAAACGACTTGCTGGGCTTGAACATGAGCTGGTTGGCAATGAAGTGTCTGCTGAAGTAGCTATCCAGAATACAACCAGAAAGTCTGGAAAAACCGAAGCAAAACCAACATGTGTTTTGGCGGATAAAGCAACTCAGCAGCTAAATGTTGGCCTTGATGCCACGGTCTGGAATCAAGCTTCTCCAGCAGTTGTTGGTACAGAAATCAATAACATAAGTCCCCACGAAGATAGAACAATTCTTGCAGAGCAACCACAAATGTTGGGAACCCAGGACAGTGACAGCAAGTCAGACCTACACCCTTTCTTTTGTTCTGACCCGTGCCTGGAATTTGCAATCAAAACTCTTACAGGTGCAATACCATTAGAGGATGCTATCAACGAAGGACTTGTTTCAGCGCCTATTGCTAATATCCAGCCACGGAAGAATCTAGCTGAAACTACAACTGAAAACAGCTGCTGTAGAAAAACTCTTATTAACACAATTAGGTCTAAGAAGAAGGATGCCGATTCGCAACAGCGGTCTTCAAAACGACTTGCTGGACATTCTCCTGAGCTGATGGCAAATTCTTTGTCCAATGAACAATTTCTCAACTTGGCAGCTCAAAAGTCTTACGATAGCAAAGCCAGAAATGTGAATTTGCCTTCAGCGAATCTGACGGAGAAATCATCTCAACAACTCGAGTTTGGACCAAGAGTGGCCCTTGAACATCAAGACTTTACATACCGAACCAATTCATCTCACAACGAGTCATCAAACAAGAGCAAAGAGCCTCATCAAAACCAAACCATTCCTACAGGACTGAACAATGAGAATCCGGGGGGGCTGCCATCTGCAGTTCCATTCGGTAGCCTGTGCTCTGATCCATACTTCAAGTTCCCATTCAATACTCTTACAGGTTCTAGTGCTGCAGAGGACAGTTTTACTTTTCAGAGAAACTTTGCACTGCCAGATTACGGCTTCCCCAACATTTTCCAAAGCGATATCCCGTCGCAAGTATTTCCCGTGGAACAACCTGTTCTGCAACAACAACAACAGTTCCCTTACAATCCTCCATTCCTTCCCCCCGGAAACGTAAGCTTACCCAACAGCGGTACAATCAATGCTCAACAATCTTACAGGACCGGCAAAACGAATTACCAGACAAGGTAA
- the LOC108456189 gene encoding protein HAPLESS 2: MGRLARFLIYMIRLLFLQNMVISVEILSKSKLEKCEKRTDSNDKLNCTTKIVINMAVPSGSSGGEASVVAEIVEVEENSTNNMQTLRVPPVITVNKSSAYALYQLIYIRDVPFKPQEFFVKTRKCQPDAGANVVKICERLRDEDGHIIEHTRPICCPCGPRRRAPSSCGNVFDKLIKGKANTAHCLRFPGDWFHVFGIGQQSIGFSVRIEMKTGNKVSEVIVGPENRTATSKDNFLKVNLIGDFVGYTSIPTFEDFYLVIPRQGSPGQPNDLGRNLSMWMLLERVRFTLDGVECNKIGVSYEAFNGQPNFCSSPFWSCLHNQLWNFWEADQNRIKRGQVPLYGVQGRYERINEHPNAGSHSFSIGVTEVLNTNLLIELRADDIDFVFQRSPGKIMSVTVPTFEALTQFGVATITAKNTGEVEASYSLTFDCSKGVAYMEEQFFIMKPKEISARSFKVYPTTDQAARYVCSAILKDSEFSEVDRAECQFSTTATVFENGSQITPFQPPKTGVNGFFESLKRIWKNLWESLVDFITGETCSGKCSGFFDFSCHIQYICMSWVVLFGLLLAIFPTVLVLLWLLHQKGLFDPLYDWFEDHLGLDDYGSSDIHRHGINNRHSHFHAKKLTRSKYHKHDARYNRNGIHHDRHRHMHSERDCDYYHYLHHVHKDKHKHKHRHVKSSSIVEVQLDRRKHHDVGHHKHGGAIESIERPLKLR; encoded by the exons ATGGGACGATTGGCGCGATTTCTCATCTACATGATCAGACTCCTCTTCCTTCAAAATATGGTTATTTCAGTCGAGATCCTTtcgaaatcgaagcttgaaaagTGCGAAAAAAGAACGGATTCCAACGACAAACTGAATTGCACCACCAAGATCGTCATCAACATGGCCGTTCCCAGCGGTTCA agTGGCGGCGAGGCGTCCGTAGTGGCGGAAATAGTGGAGGTGGAGGAGAATTCGACGAATAACATGCAAACGTTACGAGTTCCGCCGGTAATAACAGTCAACAAATCCTCTGCCTACGCGCTCTACCAATTAATATATATTCGA GATGTTCCTTTTAAGCCTCAAGAGTTTTTTGTTAAGACACGCAAATGTCAGCCTGATGCTGGTGCTAATGTTGTCAAGATATGTGAGAG GTTGCGCGATGAGGATGGCCACATCATTGAGCATACTCGA CCTATTTGCTGTCCTTGCGGGCCCCGAAGGCGGGCACCTTCATCTTGTGGAAATGTCT TTGACAAATTGATAAAAGGAAAGGCCAATACTGCTCACTGTCTCCGATTCCCAGGTGACTG GTTCCATGTTTTTGGTATTGGACAGCAGTCAATTGGGTTCAGCGTTAGAATTGAGATGAAAACAGGAAATAAAGTTTCG GAAGTTATTGTAGGGCCTGAAAACAGAACGGCAACATCCAAGGACAATTTTCTAAAGGTCAATCTTATTGGAGATTTTGTTGGATATACAAGTATTCCTACATTTGAGGACTTCTACCTGGTCATTCCAAGGCAG GGTAGTCCAGGTCAACCCAATGATTTGGGAAGGAATCTTTCTATGTGGATGCTGCTTGAGAGAGTGAGGTTTACCTTAGATGGTGTTGAATGCAACAAAATTGGTGTCAGTTATGAGGCTTTCAATGGTCAGCCAAACTTCTGTTCATCGCCATTTTGGAGTTGCTTGCATAATCAGTTGTGGAATTTCTGGGAA GCTGATCAAAACCGAATTAAGAGGGGGCAAGTTCCATTGTATGGCGTGCAAGGGAGATATGAaaggataaatgagcatcca AATGCAGGGTCCCATTCATTCTCTATTGGAGTGACAGAAGTTCTTAACACAAACCTCCTGATAGAACTAAGGGCTGATGACATAGATTTTGTTTTCCAAAG GAGTCCTGGAAAAATCATGAGTGTAACAGTTCCAACATTTGAAGCCCTCACTCAGTTTGGGGTTGCCACAATTACTGCTAAGAATACCGGTGAAGTAGAAGCATCATATAGCTTAACG TTCGACTGCTCAAAAGGTGTTGCCTATATGGAG GAGCAATTCTTCATTATGAAGCCAAAAGAAATTTCAGCTCGATCTTTTAAAGTCTATCCAACAACTGATCAGGCTGCAAGATATGTTTGTTCTG CTATATTGAAGGACTCTGAATTTAGTGAAGTTGACAGAGCAGAGTGCCAGTTTAGTACTACAGCTACCGTTTTTGAAAATGGATCACAG ATTACTCCTTTTCAACCACCAAAGACTGGCGTGAATGGTTTCTTTGAGTCTCTTAAAAGAATTTGGAAAAACCTGTGGGAAAGTTTGGTGGACTTCATCACTGGAGAAACTTGCAG CGGGAAATGCTCGGGCTTTTTTGACTTCAGCTGCCACATACAGTATATCTGTATGAGTTGGGTAGTACTTTTCGGTTTACTTTTAGCTATATTTCCGACCG TGCTTGTGTTGCTATGGCTTTTACATCAGAAAGGCTTGTTTGATCCTCTTTATGATTGGTTCGAAGATCATTTGGGGCTCGATGATTACGGATCTAGTGATATCCATAGACATGGTATCAATAACCGCCACTCCCACTTTCATGCCAAAAAGCTTACCAGGAGCAAGTACCACAAACATGATGCTCGATATAATCGAAACGGCATTCACCATGATCGCCACCGGCACATGCATTCTGAAAGGGACTGTGATTATTATCATTATCTGCATCATGTTCACAAGGACAAGCACAAGCACAAACATAGGCATGTTAAGAGTTCTAGCATTGTAGAAGTTCAGTTGGATAGGAGGAAACATCATGATGTTGGGCACCACAAGCATGGAGGAGCAATAGAGTCCATAGAAAGACCATTGAAGCTGAGATAG
- the LOC108454548 gene encoding uncharacterized protein LOC108454548, translated as MALQEKLDRFNKQQEKCQSMLSNIAAKSSSSRAAAAPKPASAPPFSGARPSAPVKFSNDTERLQHINSIRKSPVGAQMKRVIDILFQTRQAFTPEQINEACYVDVNGNRDVFEGLRKNPKVYYDGKRFSYKAKHDVKNKNELLVLIRKFIEGIAVIDLKDAYPNVMEDLQALKAAGQIWLLSNFDSQEDIAFPNDPRVPIKVDDDLKELFRSIELPRDMLDIEKDLQKNGMKPATNTAKRRAAAQVQGISAKPKPKQKNKEFSKKAKLTNAHLPELFQNLKNS; from the exons ATGGCATTGCAAGAGAAGTTGGATAGATTTAATAAGCAGCAGGAGAAGTGTCAGTCGATGCTCTCCAACATCGCCGCGAAATCATCATCATCTAGGGCAGCCGCAGCTCCAAAACCGGCTTCTGCACCGCCTTTTTCTGGTGCAAGGCCTTCTGCTCCTGTCAAATTCTCAAATGATACCGAGAGGCTTCAACATATTAATAGCATCAGGAAATCTCCTGTTGGAGCTCAGATGAAACGTGTTATCGACATTCTTTTTCAG ACAAGGCAAGCTTTCACACCGGAACAGATCAATGAAGCATGTTATGTCGATGTGAATGGCAATAGAGATGTTTTTGAGGGCCTGAGGAAAAATCCAAAAGTGTACTATGACGGAAAGCGCTTCTCTTACAAG GCTAAGCATGATGTAAAAAACAAGAACGAACTTCTTGTTTTGATTCGGAAATTTATAGAAGGCATTGCTGTTATCGATCTCAAGGATGCATACCCAAATGTGATGGAAGACTTGCAG GCTCTGAAAGCTGCAGGTCAGATTTGGCTGCTATCGAATTTTGATTCTCAGGAAGACATAGCCTTCCCTAATGATCCCAGGGTACCTATTAAGGTAGATGATGACCTTAAAGAGTTATTTCGTTCAATTGAATTGCCACGAGACATGCTCGACATTGAGAAAGATCTGCAGAAGAATGGAATGAAACCCGCCACGAACACGGCAAAAAGAAGAGCTGCTGCGCAAGTGCAGGGCATTTCCGCCAAGCCAAAGCCTAAACAGAAAAACAAGGAGTTCTCCAAGAAGGCTAAACTAACAAATGCACATCTTCCTGAACTTTTCCAGAATCTCAAGAATTCTTGA
- the LOC108454754 gene encoding elicitor-responsive protein 3-like, with amino-acid sequence MPQGKLQVVLVSAKGLENTDFLCNMDPYVLLTYRTQEQKSSVASGKGSEPEWNEDFIFNISEGASELALKIMDSDAGSQDDFVGEVAIPLEPVFIESNIPLTAYTVVKDGEYRGEIKLGLTFTPEERESRDFEVEESFGGWKQSSYTD; translated from the exons ATGCCTCAGGGAAAGCTTCAAGTTGTCCTTGTTAGTGCCAAAGGTCTCGAGAACACAGATTTTCTCT GTAACATGGATCCTTACGTGCTTCTTACTTACCGAACCCAGGAGCAGAAAAGCAGTGTTGCATCAG GAAAAGGATCAGAACCAGAATGGAACGAGGATTTCATATTCAACATCTCCGAAGGTGCTTCGGAACTCGCACTGAAAATAATGGACAGTGATGCTGGTTCTCAGGATGATTTCGTGGGAGAAGTAGC TATACCACTGGAGCCTGTATTTATCGAAAGTAACATTCCCCTGACTGCATATACTGTTGTCAAGGATGGAGAATATCGTGGGGAGATTAAACTTGGTCTCACTTTCACCCCCGAG GAACGTGAAAGCAGGGATTTTGAAGTTGAAGAATCTTTTGGAGGGTGGAAGCAGTCTTCATACACTGATTAG
- the LOC108454632 gene encoding methyl-CpG-binding domain-containing protein 13-like isoform X1 has protein sequence MTEETSPDWLPAGWTQEFRFQKTGRRITHYVNLATGLKFFTKDDLIRYAKTETKTESEQCDDRLPTLKQITKPSTNSQVNAAVKENECPDWLPKNWFVEVKTHKSGEFIGKQVKLQIYVDPSTGLRFYSKPAVFRFLKQAEQRNRKTNKKKRAAHSRKKVVIEKSTVDDLPAGWIKEIKIRRNANGVRKDPYYTDPVSGYVFRSKKAVLHYLETGEITRSAFLPPKSNDDQNLTDEDGSQLPEAKRKKVKLLATKRQLVTGEETSDLSGLETEISEKGQIDQDRAETGLATERNPKTAEKSSQSSSIAHKASNGEQGKIVSADNMLASTAADDEKEKSNISSSDSGKSNNKKELDLPHGSSNQLDQLEPEQVASGLERVNPCQKEANSPCVLEKESPLQLNVCSNPEVAKQPSAYPKVKSRCALVKTIKPIEDEDVLRKQPQTLEIEKTSDTKSEVQPMFSSDSCLEFRVNTPRGGVPHEDASAEGLVSTAASSVLQEKNLGKTRMESKRRNLENKNSSKVKKMKELDLPRRISKRLAGLEHELVGNEVSAEVAIQNTTRKSGKTEAKPTCVLADKATQQLNVGLDATVWNQASPAVVGTEINNISPHEDRTILAEQPQMLGTQDSDSKSDLHPFFCSDPCLEFAIKTLTGAIPLEDAINEGLVSAPIANIQPRKNLAETTTENSCCRKTLINTIRSKKKDADSQQRSSKRLAGHSPELMANSLSNEQFLNLAAQKSYDSKARNVNLPSANLTEKSSQQLEFGPRVALEHQDFTYRTNSSHNESSNKSKEPHQNQTIPTGLNNENPGGLPSAVPFGSLCSDPYFKFPFNTLTGSSAAEDSFTFQRNFALPDYGFPNIFQSDIPSQVFPVEQPVLQQQQQFPYNPPFLPPGNVSLPNSGTINAQQSYRTGKTNYQTR, from the exons ATGACGGAAGAAACTTCACCGGACTGGCTTCCCGCTGGCTGGACCCAAGAGTTCAGATTCCAAAAGACCGGTCGCAGAATCACG CATTATGTAAACCTGGCAACTGGTCTAAAATTCTTTACCAAGGATGATCTTATTCGCTACGCCAAAACCGAAACCAAAACGGAAAGCGAACAATGTGATGACAGGTTGCCAACTTTAAAGCAAATTACAAAACCGTCAACGAACAGCCAAGTAAAT GCTGCTGTAAAAGAAAATGAATGTCCGGACTGGTTACCTAAGAATTGGTTCGTGGAGGTAAAAACCCATAAGAGTGGTGAATTCATTGGAAAGCAagtcaag TTGCAGATATATGTTGATCCATCAACTGGATTGAGATTCTATTCCAAGCCAGCGGTATTTAGATTTCTTAAACAAGCGGAGCAGAGGAATAGAAAAACTAACAAAAAGAAACGAGCCGCCCACTCTAGAAAGAAA GTTGTGATTGAGAAATCCACAGTGGATGATTTACCAGCAGGATGGATTAAGGAAATCAAGATCCGAAGGAATGCAAATGGAGTCCGAAAAGATCCG TATTACACTGATCCAGTTAGCGGATATGTTTTTCGCTCGAAAAAGGCTGTTCTTCACTATCTAGAAACTGGAGAGATTACTAGAAGTGCTTTTTTGCCACCAAAGTCCAATGATGATCAAAATTTAACTGATGAAGATGGATCA CAACTCCCGGAAGCTAAAAGGAAGAAAGTAAAGCTTCTTGCCACCAAGCGGCAGCTTGTAACAG GTGAGGAGACATCTGACTTATCGGGTCTAGAAACCGAGATCTCTGAGAAAGGCCAAATTGACCAGGACCGTGCTGAAACTGGGCTTGCTACAGAAAGGAATCCCAAGACTGCAGAAAAATCCAGTCAGAGCAGCTCGATAGCTCATAAAGCTTCCAATGGAGAGCAGGGTAAAATAGTCTCCGCTGATAACATGCTTGCTTCAACCGCTGCTGATGATGAAAAGGAGAAAAGCAATATAAGCTCTAGTGATTCTGGCAAGTCAAACAATAAGAAAGAGCTTGATTTGCCTCATGGGTCTTCAAATCAACTTGATCAGCTTGAACCTGAGCAGGTGGCTAGTGGCCTTGAACGTGTGAACCCTTGCCAAAAGGAAGCCAATAGTCCATGTGTTTTAGAGAAGGAATCACCTCTGCAGTTAAATGTTTGCTCCAATCCAGAGGTGGCAAAGCAACCCTCTGCTTATCCAAAAGTTAAATCGCGCTGTGCGCTAGTGAAGACCATAAAGCCCATTGAAGATGAAGATGTTCTCAGAAAGCAACCACAAACGTTGGAGATTGAGAAGACTAGTGACACTAAATCAGAAGTACAGCCTATGTTTTCTTCAGACTCGTGCCTAGAGTTTAGGGTGAATACTCCTAGAGGTGGGGTACCACATGAGGATGCTTCCGCTGAAGGCCTTGTTTCAACTGCAGCTTCCAGTGTCCTGCAAGAGAAGAATCTAGGGAAAACAAGGATGGAAAGCAAGAGAAGAAATTTAGAAAATAAGAATTCGAGCAAGGTCAAGAAGATGAAAGAGCTTGACTTGCCTCGTCGCATTTCAAAACGACTTGCTGGGCTTGAACATGAGCTGGTTGGCAATGAAGTGTCTGCTGAAGTAGCTATCCAGAATACAACCAGAAAGTCTGGAAAAACCGAAGCAAAACCAACATGTGTTTTGGCGGATAAAGCAACTCAGCAGCTAAATGTTGGCCTTGATGCCACGGTCTGGAATCAAGCTTCTCCAGCAGTTGTTGGTACAGAAATCAATAACATAAGTCCCCACGAAGATAGAACAATTCTTGCAGAGCAACCACAAATGTTGGGAACCCAGGACAGTGACAGCAAGTCAGACCTACACCCTTTCTTTTGTTCTGACCCGTGCCTGGAATTTGCAATCAAAACTCTTACAGGTGCAATACCATTAGAGGATGCTATCAACGAAGGACTTGTTTCAGCGCCTATTGCTAATATCCAGCCACGGAAGAATCTAGCTGAAACTACAACTGAAAACAGCTGCTGTAGAAAAACTCTTATTAACACAATTAGGTCTAAGAAGAAGGATGCCGATTCGCAACAGCGGTCTTCAAAACGACTTGCTGGACATTCTCCTGAGCTGATGGCAAATTCTTTGTCCAATGAACAATTTCTCAACTTGGCAGCTCAAAAGTCTTACGATAGCAAAGCCAGAAATGTGAATTTGCCTTCAGCGAATCTGACGGAGAAATCATCTCAACAACTCGAGTTTGGACCAAGAGTGGCCCTTGAACATCAAGACTTTACATACCGAACCAATTCATCTCACAACGAGTCATCAAACAAGAGCAAAGAGCCTCATCAAAACCAAACCATTCCTACAGGACTGAACAATGAGAATCCGGGGGGGCTGCCATCTGCAGTTCCATTCGGTAGCCTGTGCTCTGATCCATACTTCAAGTTCCCATTCAATACTCTTACAGGTTCTAGTGCTGCAGAGGACAGTTTTACTTTTCAGAGAAACTTTGCACTGCCAGATTACGGCTTCCCCAACATTTTCCAAAGCGATATCCCGTCGCAAGTATTTCCCGTGGAACAACCTGTTCTGCAACAACAACAACAGTTCCCTTACAATCCTCCATTCCTTCCCCCCGGAAACGTAAGCTTACCCAACAGCGGTACAATCAATGCTCAACAATCTTACAGGACCGGCAAAACGAATTACCAGACAAGGTAA
- the LOC108454310 gene encoding E3 ubiquitin-protein ligase At4g11680-like, whose amino-acid sequence MASTAASNRSSSDDITDVTTSLLSSQGSVSRDDSATRGSVRRQSLWEAARFLRRASSRRLMREPSMLVRETAAEQLEERHSDWAYSKPVVVLDIIWNFAFVAAAVGVLILSWNERPSMPLRLWIIGYALQCLLHMVCVCVEYRRRRRQRSMDYRSFNTGEEGALSPRSRVDSEQFVTLAHLEEDGGSVAKHLESANTMFSFIWWIIGFYWVSVGGQAMAGGSPQLYWLCIVFLGFDVFFVVFCVALACIIGIAVCCCLPCIIAILYAVADQEGASKEDIDQLPKYKFRKIVNDDKVAGDVQGSVGGVMTECGTDSPMERVLSEDDAECCICLSGYDDGVELRELPCGHHFHCACVDKWLHINATCPLCKYNILKSSTHEEV is encoded by the exons ATGGCTTCGACGGCTGCATCGAACCGGTCCTCCTCGGATGACATCACCGATGTGACGACGTCGCTTCTCTCATCACAAGGTAGCGTTTCGCGGGACGATTCTGCCACTCGTGGATCCGTTCGTCGCCAGAGCCTTTGGGAAGCGGCTCGGTTCCTACGCCGAGCCAGTAGCCGTCGACTCATGCGCGAGCCGTCCATGTTGGTTCGGGAAACTGCTGCCGAGCAGCTCGAGGAACGGCATAGCGATTGGGCGTATTCGAAGCCCGTGGTTGTCCTCGATATTATCTGGAATTTCGCGTTCGTAGCGGCGGCGGTTGGGGTTTTGATTTTGAGCTGGAACGAGAGGCCGAGTATGCCGCTGAGGCTATGGATAATTGGGTACGCATTGCAGTGTTTGTTGCATATGGTTTGCGTTTGTGTGGAGTATAGGCGACGGAGGAGGCAACGGAGCATGGATTACAGGTCATTTAATACAGGAGAGGAAGGGGCTTTGAGTCCAAGATCGAGGGTAGATTCGGAGCAATTCGTAACATTGGCCCATttggaagaagatggtggaag TGTTGCAAAGCATCTGGAATCTGCAAATACTATGTTTTCATTCATCTGGTGGATCATTGGGTTCTACTGGGTATCTGTAGGTGGCCAAGCAATGGCTGGTGGCTCCCCTCAGCTTTATTG GCTTTGTATCGTGTTTCTTGGGTTTGATGTGTTCTTTGTTGTTTTCTGTGTTGCGCTGGCATGCATCATTGGCATTGCTGTTTGTTGCTGTCTTCCATGTATTATTGCAATCCTATATGCTGTGGCAGATCAG GAAGGAGCATCCAAGGAAGACATTGATCAGTTGCCAAAATATAAATTTCGAAAAATTGTCAATGATGATAAAGTTGCCGGTGATGTCCAAGGATCCGTTGGGGGAGTAATGACTGAATGTGGCACTGATTCCCCCATGGAACGTGTGCTATCCGAGGATGATGCA GAATGTTGCATCTGCCTTTCGGGTTATGATGATGGAGTTGAGCTAAGGGAACTTCCTTGTGGTCACCATTTTCACTGTGCATGTGTAGATAAGTGGCTGCATATCAATGCTACCTGTCCTCTATGCAAATATAACATTTTAAAGAGTAGTACTCATGAGGAAGTTTAG